One genomic segment of Caldimonas brevitalea includes these proteins:
- a CDS encoding IS3 family transposase (programmed frameshift) → MSKTTRRTFDAAFKLQVVKMIREQGLSVGQVCRDMNLVDSAVRRWVAQYDEEQAGGSGIGRPLTPEQQRIRQLEAELRQAKSDNELPKKSLGLLRPRTEVIHQIVQQEGKACISQLCRLLGISRSGFYAARCRAAQDAAVCPVGVCAKAAFEASGRSYGSRRLSAALKAQGWAVGRQRARTLMRHHRLRPRWRRKFVHTTDSRHELPVAANVLARRFRPEAPDRAWAGDITYIRTRSGWLYLAAVMDLFSRKIVGWAMAADMSAQLVCAALRMAITSRKPVPGLVVHTDRGSQYASQTHTELLARHGLLCSMSRKGNCWDNAVIERFFLNLKMERVWLRDYANHAEAMADIADYIVGFYNCVRLHSTLGYRSPVVHEQLMAATL, encoded by the exons ATGAGCAAGACGACCCGGCGAACCTTCGACGCGGCATTCAAGCTGCAAGTCGTGAAGATGATTCGAGAACAAGGGCTCAGCGTCGGGCAGGTGTGCCGCGACATGAACCTGGTGGACAGCGCCGTGCGGCGTTGGGTGGCGCAGTATGACGAGGAACAGGCAGGAGGCAGCGGCATCGGCCGGCCACTGACGCCGGAGCAACAGCGCATACGGCAGTTGGAGGCTGAGCTGCGGCAGGCGAAGTCGGACAACGAACTGC CTAAAAAAAGTCTCGGCCTTCTTCGCCCGCGAACTGAAGTGATTCATCAGATCGTGCAGCAGGAGGGGAAGGCCTGCATCAGCCAGCTGTGCCGGCTGCTGGGAATCAGCCGCTCGGGCTTCTACGCGGCGCGCTGCCGGGCAGCCCAAGACGCCGCAGTGTGCCCGGTGGGCGTGTGCGCCAAGGCCGCATTTGAGGCTAGCGGACGCAGCTACGGCAGCCGCCGGCTGAGCGCCGCGCTGAAGGCTCAGGGGTGGGCCGTGGGGCGCCAGCGCGCCCGCACGCTAATGCGGCACCACCGACTGCGCCCCCGCTGGCGGCGCAAGTTCGTCCACACCACCGACAGCCGGCACGAGCTGCCGGTTGCAGCCAATGTGCTTGCCCGGCGGTTCAGGCCTGAGGCGCCGGACCGGGCTTGGGCGGGCGACATTACCTACATTCGAACGCGCAGCGGCTGGCTGTATTTAGCCGCGGTGATGGACCTGTTCTCCCGCAAGATCGTGGGCTGGGCGATGGCCGCGGACATGTCTGCCCAGCTGGTCTGTGCGGCCCTGCGTATGGCCATTACCAGCCGCAAGCCTGTGCCAGGCTTGGTCGTGCACACCGACAGAGGCAGCCAATACGCCAGCCAGACCCATACAGAGTTGCTGGCCCGCCACGGGCTGCTGTGCAGCATGAGCCGCAAAGGCAACTGTTGGGACAACGCCGTCATCGAGCGCTTCTTCCTCAACCTGAAGATGGAGCGCGTCTGGCTACGCGACTACGCGAACCACGCCGAGGCAATGGCTGACATCGCCGACTACATCGTCGGCTTTTACAACTGCGTGCGCTTGCACTCCACGCTCGGCTACCGCTCCCCGGTCGTTCACGAGCAATTGATGGCGGCCACCCTATAA